A stretch of the Chelonoidis abingdonii isolate Lonesome George chromosome 11, CheloAbing_2.0, whole genome shotgun sequence genome encodes the following:
- the CREB3L4 gene encoding LOW QUALITY PROTEIN: cyclic AMP-responsive element-binding protein 3-like protein 4 (The sequence of the model RefSeq protein was modified relative to this genomic sequence to represent the inferred CDS: deleted 1 base in 1 codon) gives MGEPGSPALRAVLFELCPSSAIPSPDPPFALPEPAPALEKGFEPWAVSRGSGLNDSEPEDFLNMIINPNKVYSPGSDSGISDEPGSDSPQPGEGAPAAFCAVVCDQSNPLHSYVVSIQLGDWSPPLLIPDACIVNELPSAPPSAMPRPGTVPVLVSAGDMQAAVALLQFPDLFLTDEEKRLLSQEGVSLPSNLPLTKAEERVLKKVRRKIRNKQSAQDSRRRKKEYIDGLESRVAACSAQNQQLQKKVQELEKHNVSLLGQLRQAAALIKPTSSKAAQTSTCVLILIFSLGLILFPSYSPLRGGAQGSQGGYQPTGVISRNILNQGEFSELAEAPGTQEPPAPEPEPPLGEQLGPEAVAEDGVEGADGSQKGTNMTTQAQLEQPAAPMGLPQGNGAGASRDAAKSAHGDEM, from the exons ATGGGGGAGCCCGGCAGCCCCGCACTCCGGGCTGTTCTCTTCGAGCTGTGCCCCAGCAGTGCCATACCGAGCCCAGATCCCCCATTCGCCCTCCCAGAGCCGGCTCCCGCCCTGGAGAAGGGCTTTGAGCCATGGGCAGTCAGCAGGGGCAGC GGGCTGAACGACAGTGAGCCCGAGGACTTCCTCAACATGATCATCAACCCTAACAAGGTGTACAGCCCAGGCAGCGACAGCGGCATCTCGGATGAGCCCGGCTCGGACAGCCCCCAGCCCGGCGAGGGGGCCCCTGCTGCCTTCTGCGCCGTCGTCTGCGACCAGAGCAACCCCCTCCACAGCTACGTGGTCTCCATCCAGCTGG GTGACTGGTCGCCCCCCTTGCTGATCCCTGACGCCTGCATCGTGAATGAGCTGCCATCTGCACCCCCGTCTGCCATGCCCAGGCCTGGCACGGTGCCCGTGCTGGTGAGCGCTGGGGACATGCAGGCAGCTGTGGCCCTG ctgcagttcccggATCTGTTCCTGACGGACGAGGAGAAGCGGCTGCTGTCACAAGAGGGGGTGTCCCTGCCCAGTAACCTGCCCCTCACCAAG GCCGAGGAGCGGGTCCTGAAGAAGGTACGGAGGAAGATCCGGAACAAGCAGTCGGCCCAGGACAGCCGGCGGCGGAAGAAGGAATACATCGACGGGCTGGAGAGCCG GGTGGCAGCATGTTCAGCCCAGAaccagcagctgcagaagaaggtgcAGGAGCTGGAGAAACACAATGT GTCCCTGCTGGGCCAGCTGCGACAGGCTGCAGCACTGATCAAACCCACC TCCAGCAAGGCAGCGCAGACCAGCACCTGCGTCCTG atCCTGATCTTCTCCCTGGGActcatcctcttccccagctATAGCCCCCTGCGCGGGGGGGCGCAGGGCAGCCAGGGCGGCTACCAGCCCACCGGAG tgATCTCCAGGAACATCCTGAACCAGGGGGAGTTCTCAGAACTGGCCGAAGCCCCTGGCACCCAGGAGCCGCCGGCCCCAGAGCCTGAACCACCcctgggggagcagctggggcctGAGGCTGTGGCGGAGGATGGAGTGGAAGGGGCAGACGGGAGCCAGAAGGGCACAAACATGACCACTCAGGCCCAGCTGGAGCAGCCGGCGGCTCCCATGGGGCTGCCCCAGGGGAACGGAGCTGGAGCCAGCAGGGACGCAGCTAAGTCAGCCCATGGCGACGAGATGTGA
- the SLC39A1 gene encoding zinc transporter ZIP1, translating to MAEWPGPRADTDQMIWSPGSSMAALRSPTGLEVKLGSLVTLLLLTILCGLAPLCVFRPHGSGTGSLDTRRKVLSLVSCFAGGVFLATCLLDLVPDYLASINEALVALRVTLQFPLQEFILAMGFFLVLVMEQIVLAYKDQSGSLEETRALLGASAQDSTVQAQHWQEGPLRPAWGPAQERPHLHVDFNAHSAIRSFILVFSLSLHSVFEGLAVGLQEASAKVLEICLALLIHKCVIAFSLSLKLLQGRLRPRAVVGCLLLFALMSPLGIGLGVALTETSGALHQLSRSVLEGLATGTFIYITFLEILPHELSSSEQRILKVILLLGGFALVTSILFIKI from the exons ATGGCTGAGTGGCCAGGGCCCAGGGCCGACACTGACCAGATGAtctggagccctggctccagcatgGCTGCACTCCGGTCCCCCACGGGCTTGGAGGTGAAGCTGGGTTCCCTGGTgacgctgctgctgctgaccaTCTTGTGCGGCCTGGCTCCACTCTGCGTCTTCCGGCCACATGGGAGTGGAACCGGTTCACTGG ACACGCGCAGAAAGGTCCTGAGCCTGGTGAGCTGCTTTGCGGGTGGCGTGTTCCTGGCTACCTGCCTCCTCGATCTGGTCCCCGACTACCTGGCGAGCATCAACGAAGCACTGGTTGCCCTGAGAGTCACC CTCCAGTTCCCCCTGCAGGAGTTCATCCTGGCCATGGGCTTCTTCCTGGTGCTGGTGATGGAGCAGATTGTGCTGGCCTACAAAGACCAGTCTGGCTCCCTGGAGGAGACACGGGCTCTACTGGGGGCCTCGGCCCAGGACAGCACCGTCCAGGCCCAGCATTGGCAGGAGGGGCCCCTGCGCCCCGCCTGGGGCCCTGCCCAGGAGCGCCCCCACCTGCATGTTGACTTCAATGCGCACTCGGCCATCCGCTCCTTCATCCTGGTCTTCTCACTCTCGCTGCACTCCGTCTTcgaggggctggctgtggggctgcaggaggcCAGCGCCAAGGTGCTGGAGATCTGCCTGGCCCTGCTCATCCACAAATGTGTCATTGCCTTCAGCCTCTCGCTCAAGCTGCTGCAGGGCCGGCTGCGCCCCCGGGCCGTGGTTGGCTGCCTGCTGCTCTTCGCCCTCATGTCCCCGCTGGGGATCGGCCTGGGGGTGGCCCTGACGGAGACCTCAGGCGCCCTGCACCAGCTCTCCCGCAGCGTGCTAGAGGGCCTGGCCACCGGCACCTTCATCTACATCACCTTCCTGGAGATCCTGCCGCACGAGCTCAGCTCCTCCGAGCAGAGGATCCTCAAGGTCATCCTGCTCCTCGGCGGCTTCGCCCTGGTCACCAGCATCCTCTTCATCAAGATCTGA